TagcaattaaatatattttttttttcctgcataaccactatgctgtctccccagccctcattccCTGgttggaagggagggaaaggttcACTGGgaatgagagaggggaggggaaggtgaaaggggaaggtggggagtgggggctggaacctgggtcctcgtgcttgCTAAtcagtgcactctactgggtccaTTTGGCCCCCTGGGTTAACTTTTGAATAGCTAGTTGAGTTGTGCAATCAAATGGCCAGGATTgcgtttctcttttctttctccagcaGCATCTGGCTCAAGCCCTCCTCTGCGTCCTCACTGACCCACAGGGTGCAGGTGCCATGCCGCTGCGGCTGAGCCTTCCAGGGACTGATGCCAGCCGGACCATGGTGATTGTGCCAATAAGAGGAATTGAACACAGAGCTTGGTAACAAAGTCAAAGGCACTTAGACACTTTAGATATACTGTTACCAACAATTCTGGCTCAAGTCCACACCCAGCTCAAGGGATTACAGAGCAAAGTCATTGTGGGTGGTTTAGAAAGGTCTTTCAGGGCtgcagagacaacataatggttctgcaagagcctttcatgcctaaggctctgagctcccaggttcaattaccaataccaccataaagtagggctgggcagtgctctgggataTGTGTGTGTTGttagaataaaatatatatatatatatatatatatttttttttaattatccccTAGGAGTTGGGGGTGACGAGGACTCTCAGGTAGCACATAGACTTTATtctgcatgaggacccaggttccatcccttatGTGGGAGCACCGCATGAAGTGAGAGTTTTACCAGcagtggtgctgtgctgtctctcctctctgcctttcactttctatctgggggaaaaaaacaagacaGTCCATTGGGGAGTGATGGGATCATGCAGACAAGAAGCCTCAGTGAAGCCCTAGTGGCAGAATGATAATAagattcaataaaaaaaatgattggGTTGGGGGagccttggtggtggcacacccagttaagtgcacacagtaacaGGTGCAAAGACCCAGCCCCTGGCAGATCTGTTTCTTAATGATCAACTAAGCTGATTCATATGAAACTGCCCTTTTAGTAAACACACAAAAATGCCAGTGAGAGCATTTTATGTGCTGACCTGGTAGAGGATGGGAAGGGGACACTCAGAGAAGGATTTTTGTCTTGCAAGCATGCCACGGTTCATAATAAACACCTTAACCTCAGCAGGTCACATCTGATCTCATATCCACAGTGATTATGGCACCCTCGGTGATTAGTTGATGAagagtatttttattattattaaaaatcatCATTGTATATTAGGAGCTCCTTAGATCCTCTAAGCCAGAGAAGGGTTTGCAGCCAGGGCCAGGCCTGGGGGCCTTGTCCTCATCCATCCCACAGCCTGCATTTCACACCCTTCTCGCTTTCCCTCCACCCTACCCTGGGCAAACATGGACTCTGCCTTCCTGGGTCCAGGTCACAGGGGCAGCTGACACCCGCAGCATTGTTCTCTAGGCCTCACCCCTGGGCACTAGGCCCCGCCCCCAGGCATGCACTGGCCACGCCCACCTGTTCTGGCCCCGCCCCTATCTCTGGCCCGTTATCTAGCTGCTGCCACGCCCAGCTATGGGCCATGCCCCTTTCTCCTGGCCTCGCCCATGACCTGAAGCCCAAGGTCTACACCAGGAGCAGCGGGCGTCCTGGGGGCCCCGCCCCTTCCCGCTGGCTCCGTCCCATCGTAGGCttcgccccccctccccccacgggTCCGCTCTCCTTCATTGGTCCTTCCCAGTTGGCCCCGCCCTCTTGCAGGCCCCGCCTCGGTGTCCTTCCCCCCCTACTAGCCCCGCCCATTGGTCTCGGCCCTGCCCCCCGTCTGTCCCCATTGGCCTGTCCCCGCCGGCCCCGCCCACGGGCTCCGCCCTTTGGCCCCGGGTCTGCCCCCCTGGGTCCTTTCCCGCCGGCCCCGCCTTCTCCCCCGCAGactccggccccgcccccggccccgacGCGGGCGGAGTACATGGCGTCCCCGGAGCCCCCGGCGGCGTCGCCCGGGCCCGCGCTGGCAGTCCCCGGCGGGGCGCTGCTGCTGCTCGCGCTGCTCGGGCCCGCGGCGCTGCTGGGCTGGCGCCGGCGCCGACTGCGCTCCTCACGGGGCCTGCCCCCGGGCCCGGCGCCCTGGCCGCTGCTCGGCAACTTCGGCCCCGCGCTGCTGCGGCGCCGCCCGAGGCCCGGGACGCGGGGGGCCGGCGGGGCCCCGCACCTGCTGCTGGCCGAGCTGGCGCGCGCCTACGGGCCCGTGTGCCGCTTCTCGCTCGGGCCGCACCTGGTGGTGGTGCTCAGCGACTTCGCCAGCGTGCGCCAGGCGCTCGGGAGGCAGGCCGGCGCCTTCAGTGACCGGCCGCGGGTGCCGCTCGTGGCGCTGCTGACGCGCCAGAAGGGTGAGCGCGGGGAAGGGACGGACAGGGGACGGGGACAGACGGGCGGCGGGGACGGGGACAGACGGGCGGCGGGGACGGGGACAGACGGGCGGCGGGGACCGGGACAGacgggggacggggacggggacagaCGGGCGGCGGGGACGGGGACAGACGGGCGGCGGGGACCGGGACAGACGGGGGACATCGACAGGGacagacaggggacagggacaggcgGGGGTCAGGGACGGGGACAGACGGGACAACTATGGGGACAGACGGGGGACAGTGACAGGGACAGGTGGGGGACAGCGACGGGGATAGATGGGCGATGGAGACAGACGGGTGATGGGTACAGACAGGACAGTGACAGGGACAGGTGGGGAACAGTGATGGGGACAGACGGGAGACAGGGACAGACAGGGAACAGGGATGGGGACAGACAGGGGACAGTGGATGGAGACAGGCGACGGGCACAGATGGAGAAGGggacagacagagatggggacagacAGGGACGGGGAtagacaggggacagggacagacGAGCGACGGAGTGGATGTGAACAGGCATGGAGACAGAGGATGAGAACAAGGGACGGACTTATGGACCGAGGGCAGGGGCGAGGATGGGTTAGGTATGGACAGAGGGCAGGGCATGAGGACGGGGACAGGAGACGAGAAAGGACAGGGGCAgacatggggatggggacaaGAGATAGACATGGGGAcaggggaaggaatggggggggtgttgttggataggacagagagaaatggagagaggaggggaagacagagggggggagagaaagacagacacctgcagacctgcttcaccgcctgtgaagcgactcccctgcaggtggggagccgggggctcgaactgggctccttaagccagcccttgtgctttgcgccacctagacttaacctgctgcgctaccgcccgtctccctggtgtctgtctttctctccccctctctgtcttcccctcctctctccatttctctctgtcctatccaacaatgacacaaaTTGatgaaaatggcctctaggagcagtggattcacagtgctggcacttatccctagtgattaccctggaggcagaaactgAAAATAAAGACGCACAGAGGTTGGTTACACCACCACAAATTTGgcgaaagagaagaagtcacaaAGGGCAAAACTTTACTCAAAGCTGAAGAGAGTTCAGGAGGTGCCGTTCAGTAGGTAGAGCACAGTACTTGCAGCCTGAGGCCCTAGGATCAATCCCTGGAGCTGACAGTGGGCAGGGTggagctaagtggtgctctgatctttctctcaagTAAATAAACCTTTCAGATCAGCTCCAGGGAGTGAAAAATAGGGCTGGCTGCctgggggtgtctgtccagggtgATTGGTGGCTTGGGGGTGTGGAGGGCAGCCGTCTACCCCGGGAGGGGCCGTCCCTGCCGTGACTTCACTCAGGGTTGCTCTGAGGTGGGTGGAGGTGGGGCGTCTGCCTGCCCACTCGGTGTCTCCTGGCTGGACTGCCCGGAAACAGGCTGTGCTTCTGCCCTGTGTCCGCAGCAGGCAGGACAGACCCCTTCATGGCCCCCCTCACCCCTCCGCTGAGGCTGGGCCCTGGGCATAAATCCCGGGCTAAAGCTACACAGTGCAGCCAGAGGAGCTCACAGGCCAGTGATGCCACTGCACTTGCATTACAGGAGAGGTGTCTGTTTTCTATGATCCACTttcaaaatttcttctttttttttttttgaagaaaaaaaaaagatttacaggaccaggtggtggtgcacctggttgagtgtacatgcatgttacaaagtgcaaggacctgggtcctagtcccccttcccacctccagggggaaagcttagcaagtggtgaagcaaggcttcaggtatctctttgtctctctccttctctatcactgccttccctctcagtttctgactgtctctgtccaataaacaaattaaaaaaaaaaaaaaaggaaagaaaaatggcgcaaagcaaggacctgtgtaaggatcccagtttgagcccccggatccccaactgcaggggagttgcttcacaggcggtgaagcaggtctgcaggtgtctgtctttctctccccctctctgtcttcccttcctctctccatttctctctgtcctgtccaacagcaacgacatcaataacaacaacaataataattacaacaataaaataacaagggcaacaaaagggaataaataaaaaatttttaaaaaagaaagacagaaagatttatttattatggccAGCagggagcccaggttcaagctcagtgtccactgcactggggaagctttagtgttatagtgtctctctctctctctccctccctttttttaacctccagggttatctctagagcttgcactactgctcctggtgtccatttttcttcccgttattattggataggacagagagcaatggagagaggaggggaagatagaaagggatcagagaaacatagacacctgcaggcctgcttcactgcttgtgaggtgacccctccccccgcaggtgaggaaccgggatccttgcacatgggtccttgcactacaCACTGTGTGCTTagtccagtgtgccactgcctctcctccccttccccacacacacacctggaaaaATCAGCCCGGGGCCAGTGAAGTAGGTCacgggtagcacacctggttaagcacctagCACTAAGCTTAGGGATCCTGGCTagggcccccactcctcacctataTGGAGtttgcttcaccagcagtgcagcaggtctgcaggtgtctacctttctccccttctctctcccctctcaatttctctctgtcctgtccaataaaaatgggggggggaatacCTGTAAGGAacaatagattcatagtacaggctccGAGCcctagcgatgaccctggaggccaaaaaagggaaacaaacaaaaacagctgagtagtattccatcacgcGTCCAGATCCCAGCTCCCAGCACCTTGCTCTgtacccccccctgcagggatcGTGTTTGCCCGCTATGGCCCCGTCTGGAGGCAGCAGAGGAAGTTCTCCCACGCTGCCCTGCGCCACTTCGGGCTGGGCCAGCTGAGCCTGGAGCCCCGCATCCTGGAGGAGCTGGACCAGGTGCGGGCGGCCGTCCGGGAGCTGGGGCCCCGGCCCTTCAGCCCCTCTGGCCTGCTCAGCCGGGCAGTGTCCAACGTCATCTGCTCACTGTGCTTCGGCCGGCGCTTCGACGCCACCCACCACGAGTTCGAGGCCATGCTGGGGCTGATGGCGCGGGCGCTGGAGCTGTGTCTGGACGCCCGGGTGCAGCTGGTCAACATCTGCCCCTGGCTGTACCACCTGCCGCTCGGACCCTGCTGGGAGCTGCGGAACATCCGGGATGCCATCACCGCCTTCCTGGGCCGCATCATCCAAGACCACCGCCGGGCACTGGACCCACACAGGCCCCGCGACTTCGTGGACATGTACCTGGTACACATGGAGGAGGAGTGCCAGGAGCACGGCAGCGGCCCCAGCGAGGAGGACCTGCTATACACCGTCGGGGACCTGTTCTTTGCCGGCACCGACACCACGGCCAACTCGCTGCTCTGGTGTCTGCTCTACATGGCGCTTTACCCCCACCAGCAAGGTCGGGGCTGCGCCTGCGCtggcttctccccttcctccctgccctccctgtcctacctccctttctctctcctctcttccctccctccatccctcccttccttccttctttccttctttccctctttgcctccccttcctccttttctccctctttttaaaatggtttttccttcttattttacaGAGTAGCTTcctgttttgatttatttatttatttatttattactggatagagtagAGAAATggatgggagagagggaaagagacagagacacctgtttcaccacttgggaagccttccccctgcaggtagggaccaggcgcttgaacctgggtcttgctcactgtaatgtgtgcacttggccaggtgcaccaccgccgggcctctttctctctttttattttattgttttttttagggGGTTCATCAGTTACTGTAAGTACAgttattgatatatgtgtaatatttcccagtttttgcAAAACACGCTTGCCCCCagtctaggttctcctccaccatcatgcaccaggacctgaaagcccccttacacacacacacacacacacacacacacacacacacgtttatgtttgccaccatggttatctccggggctcagtgcctgcactgtttctggtggccatttcttttcttttcttttttcttttgtgattagataggacagagagaaattggagagacacctacaggcctgcttcatcgcttgtgaagcttctcccctgcaagtggagagtgggggcttgaacccaggtccttgcacacaataataatatgcacactctactgggtgtcccACTACCCAGCAACACTCCCAGAATTTTTAtggactgattttattttttgtatctggtgaattttcttttttaatggatagacacaaagagaaattcaaaggaaggggaagagagggagagggagagacatctgca
The DNA window shown above is from Erinaceus europaeus chromosome 2, mEriEur2.1, whole genome shotgun sequence and carries:
- the LOC107523159 gene encoding cytochrome P450 2U1 isoform X2, with product MASPEPPAASPGPALAVPGGALLLLALLGPAALLGWRRRRLRSSRGLPPGPAPWPLLGNFGPALLRRRPRPGTRGAGGAPHLLLAELARAYGPVCRFSLGPHLVVVLSDFASVRQALGRQAGAFSDRPRVPLVALLTRQKGIVFARYGPVWRQQRKFSHAALRHFGLGQLSLEPRILEELDQVRAAVRELGPRPFSPSGLLSRAVSNVICSLCFGRRFDATHHEFEAMLGLMARALELCLDARVQLVNICPWLYHLPLGPCWELRNIRDAITAFLGRIIQDHRRALDPHRPRDFVDMYLVHMEEECQEHGSGPSEEDLLYTVGDLFFAGTDTTANSLLWCLLYMALYPHQQARVHEEIDRVLGPERVPSLTDKAHMPFTEATIMEVQRLTAVVPLAIPHMTSEDTVLQGYTIPKGTIVLPNLWAVHRDPDIWEKPNDFHPDRFLDEQGQLVKKEAFIPFGIGKRVCMGEQLAKMELFLLFVGLLQSFRFSLPCGSPQPDLMGKYGLTLAPQPFEVVASERGAAQQGVKTGPPESTLG
- the LOC107523159 gene encoding cytochrome P450 2U1 isoform X1, with translation MASPEPPAASPGPALAVPGGALLLLALLGPAALLGWRRRRLRSSRGLPPGPAPWPLLGNFGPALLRRRPRPGTRGAGGAPHLLLAELARAYGPVCRFSLGPHLVVVLSDFASVRQALGRQAGAFSDRPRVPLVALLTRQKGIVFARYGPVWRQQRKFSHAALRHFGLGQLSLEPRILEELDQVRAAVRELGPRPFSPSGLLSRAVSNVICSLCFGRRFDATHHEFEAMLGLMARALELCLDARVQLVNICPWLYHLPLGPCWELRNIRDAITAFLGRIIQDHRRALDPHRPRDFVDMYLVHMEEECQEHGSGPSEEDLLYTVGDLFFAGTDTTANSLLWCLLYMALYPHQQARVHEEIDRVLGPERVPSLTDKAHMPFTEATIMEVQRLTAVVPLAIPHMTSEDTVLQGYTIPKGTIVLPNLWAVHRDPDIWEKPNDFHPDRFLDEQGQLVKKEAFIPFGIGQSNFHFISTWLNTHVGGLVVVQLVERTHYHVQGPGFEFPLPTYRGGASQVLEHGCRCLSVSHPLCLPFPFNIFSVLSSKIERK
- the LOC107523159 gene encoding cytochrome P450 2U1 isoform X3 → MASPEPPAASPGPALAVPGGALLLLALLGPAALLGWRRRRLRSSRGLPPGPAPWPLLGNFGPALLRRRPRPGTRGAGGAPHLLLAELARAYGPVCRFSLGPHLVVVLSDFASVRQALGRQAGAFSDRPRVPLVALLTRQKGIVFARYGPVWRQQRKFSHAALRHFGLGQLSLEPRILEELDQVRAAVRELGPRPFSPSGLLSRAVSNVICSLCFGRRFDATHHEFEAMLGLMARALELCLDARVQLVNICPWLYHLPLGPCWELRNIRDAITAFLGRIIQDHRRALDPHRPRDFVDMYLVHMEEECQEHGSGPSEEDLLYTVGDLFFAGTDTTANSLLWCLLYMALYPHQQARVHEEIDRVLGPERVPSLTDKAHMPFTEATIMEVQRLTAVVPLAIPHMTSEDTVLQGYTIPKGTIVLPNLWAVHRDPDIWEKPNDFHPDRFLDEQGQLVKKEAFIPFGIGAPPPSPQHMYFCLGGQKAIGLSPCLLLPSWFLSVSIQ
- the LOC107523159 gene encoding cytochrome P450 2U1 isoform X4, which gives rise to MASPEPPAASPGPALAVPGGALLLLALLGPAALLGWRRRRLRSSRGLPPGPAPWPLLGNFGPALLRRRPRPGTRGAGGAPHLLLAELARAYGPVCRFSLGPHLVVVLSDFASVRQALGRQAGAFSDRPRVPLVALLTRQKGIVFARYGPVWRQQRKFSHAALRHFGLGQLSLEPRILEELDQVRAAVRELGPRPFSPSGLLSRAVSNVICSLCFGRRFDATHHEFEAMLGLMARALELCLDARVQLVNICPWLYHLPLGPCWELRNIRDAITAFLGRIIQDHRRALDPHRPRDFVDMYLVHMEEECQEHGSGPSEEDLLYTVGDLFFAGTDTTANSLLWCLLYMALYPHQQARVHEEIDRVLGPERVPSLTDKAHMPFTEATIMEVQRLTAVVPLAIPHMTSEDTVLQGYTIPKGTIVLPNLWAVHRDPDIWEKPNDFHPDRFLDEQGQLVKKEAFIPFGIGRGWGA